From the genome of Vigna angularis cultivar LongXiaoDou No.4 chromosome 11, ASM1680809v1, whole genome shotgun sequence, one region includes:
- the LOC108333251 gene encoding 50S ribosomal protein L24, chloroplastic, whose product MAAMAALQSSMTGLSLSSNSFLGQRFSPITFPSLLPGKSTEKQCPIVMKLKRWERKKCKPNSLPILQKMHVKLGDTVQIITGSERGKVGEITRIFKHNSTVIVKDLNLKTKHVKSREEGEPGEIIKIEGPIHSSNVMLYSKDQKVASRVGHKVLDNGNKVRYLIKTGEIIDSSENWKKLKEETTKKPEEAAAAAA is encoded by the exons ATGGCAGCCATGGCTGCTCTTCAGAGCTCAATGACTGGTCTTTCCCTCTCCTCCAACTCTTTCTTAGGCCAGCGCTTTTCCCCCATCACATTCCCCTCTCTTCTTCCG GGTAAGTCAACCGAGAAGCAATGTCCCATTGTAATGAAG CTTAAACGATGGGAGCGAAAGAAGTGTAAACCAAACAGCCTTCCTATCTTGCAAAAAATGCATGTTAAACTTGGAGATACGGTGCAAATCATAACTGGAAGTGAAAGAGGTAAAGTTGGGGAGATCACTAGAATCTTCAAGCATAACAGCACAGTAATAGTGAAAGATTTAAATTTGAAGACAAAGCATGTCAAGAGTAGAGAAGAGGGGGAACCGGGCGAAATTATTAAG ATTGAAGGTCCTATCCACAGCTCAAATGTGATGCTGTACTCGAAAGATCAGAAGGTAGCAAGCCGTGTGGGACACAAAGTCCTTGATAATGGTAATAAAGTTCGGTACCTTATAAAGACTGGAGAAATAATTGACAGTTCAGAAAATTGGAAGAAACTGAAGGAGGAGACTACTAAGAAACCTGAAGaagctgctgctgctgctgcataA
- the LOC108334458 gene encoding calcium/calmodulin-regulated receptor-like kinase 1: MKDESTGLIIGISIGVVIGVALAISALFCLRYHRKRSQIGNSSSRRAAAIPIRQNGFDSCTILSDSTLGPESPVRSGRNGTSFWLEGFKKSSNMVSASGIPEYSYKDLQKATYNFTTLIGQGAFGPVYKAQMSTGETVAVKVLATNSKQGEKEFHTEVMLLGRLHHRNLVNLVGYCAEKGQHMLIYVYMSKGCLASHLYSEENGALGWELRVHIALDVARGIEYLHDGAVPPVIHRDIKSSNILLDQSMRARVADFGLSREEMVDKQAAIRGTFGYLDPEYISSGTFTKKSDVYSFGVLLFELIAGRNPQQGLMEYVELAAMNSEGKVGWEEIVDSRLEGKCEFEEVNEVAALAYKCINRVPKKRPSMRDIVQVLTRILKSRHQRNHHHHKKSLSAAGDEVSIDVDQLETKTSLTHHHTREESIDSAADMYDL; this comes from the exons ATGAAAGACGAGTCAACTGGGCTTATCATCGGGATTTCCATAGGTGTGGTGATTGGAGTTGCTTTGGCAATTTCTGCGTTGTTCTGTCTCAGATATCATAGGAAACGGTCACAGATAGGCAATAGCAGTTCCCGGAGAGCAGCTGCCATACCCATCCGCCAAAATGGTTTTGATTCATGCACTATTCTATCAGACTCAACCTTGGGTCCAGAATCACCTGTGAGGTCTGGACGAAATGGCACATCCTTCTGGCTTGAGGGCTTCAAGAAGAGTAGCAACATGGTGTCAGCATCTGGAATACCAGAATATTCATACAA GGATTTGCAAAAGGcaacatataattttacaacacTCATAGGACAAGGTGCATTTGGTCCTGTTTATAAAGCACAGATGTCTACTGGGGAGACTGTTGCAGTTAAAGTTCTCGCTACTAATTCTAAGCAAGGGGAGAAAGAATTTCATACAGAG GTTATGCTGTTGGGAAGGTTACATCATAGGAATCTGGTGAATTTGGTTGGGTATTGTGCGGAAAAGGGGCAACACATGCTTATATATGTGTACATGAGTAAAGGCTGCTTGGCTTCCCACTTGTACA GTGAAGAGAATGGTGCTCTGGGTTGGGAATTGAGAGTTCATATAGCTTTAGACGTAGCAAGAGGAATAGAGTATCTTCATGATGGG GCAGTTCCTCCTGTAATCCATCGAGATATCAAATCTTCCAATATTCTCTTGGACCAGTCCATGCGAGCCAGG GTTGCTGATTTTGGACTCTCGAGAGAAGAGATGGTGGATAAACAAGCTGCAATTCGGGGTACCTTTGGCTATCTTGATCCTGAGTATATATCTTCAGGAACATTCACCAAAAAAAGTGATGTATACAGTTTTGGGGTTTTGCTCTTTGAACTTATAGCAGGCAGAAATCCTCAGCAAGGTCTAATGGAATATGTTGAGCTT GCAGCAATGAACAGTGAGGGGAAAGTTGGTTGGGAGGAGATAGTTGATTCTAGGCTTGAGGGAAAATGTGAATTTGAAGAGGTGAATGAAGTGGCAGCCCTTGCCTACAAATGCATCAACCGTGTTCCAAAGAAACGGCCTTCCATGAGGGACATTGTGCAAGTTTTGACACGAATACTCAAGTCAAGGCACCAAAggaatcatcatcatcacaagAAGTCACTCTCAGCCGCAGGTGATGAAGTTTCCATTGATGTTGATCAGCTAGAAACCAAGACTTCTCTCACTCACCACCACACAAGAGAAGAATCTATAGACAGCGCAGCTGACATGTATGATTTGTAG